A genomic window from Phoenix dactylifera cultivar Barhee BC4 unplaced genomic scaffold, palm_55x_up_171113_PBpolish2nd_filt_p 001689F, whole genome shotgun sequence includes:
- the LOC103705257 gene encoding cyclin-A3-1-like, with product MEDKENSVRLTRAAAARKRGASAAAPASQSLPHGQPPAKRRKRKALGELKNISNAASGLETPPPSKPRTRSRAKKQAEARKVPLLDASASEEVRFEAEDPQMCAFYAPDIYQYLRSMEVESKRRPLVNFIETVQKDVTANMRGILVDWLVEVAEEYKLFSDTLYLTVSYIDRFLSYNALSRQKLQLLGVSCMLIASKYEEISPPHVEDFCYITDNTYTKQEVVKMESDILKFLNFEMGNPTIKTFLRRFTKAGQGDGNYPNLQLEFLSNYLAELSLVDYGCVRFLPSVIAASAVFIARFTIDPKAHPWSLSLQQQTGYKPAELKDCVCAIHDLQLNRKWSSLTAIREKYKQHRFKCASMLLSPSEIPASYLEDLKE from the exons ATGGAGGACAAGGAGAACAGCGTCCGCCTCACCCGCGCGGCGGCGGCGAGGAAGAGAGGCGCCTCTGCAGCAGCTCCCGCCTCCCAGTCTCTCCCACACGGCCAGCCCCCGGCCAAGAGGAGGAAGCGCAAGGCCCTGGGCGAGCTCAAAAACATCTCCAACGCCGCCTCTGGTCTCGAAACCCCTCCTCCTTCCAAGCCCAGAACCAGGTCTCGGGCCAAGAAGCAGGCAGAGGCTCGAAAGGTTCCTCTTTTGGATGCCTCCGCTTCCGAAGAGGTCCGTTTCGAGGCCGAGGACCCGCAAATGTGCGCCTTTTATGCTCCGGATATCTACCAGTACCTCCGCTCCATGGAG GTGGAGTCGAAGAGGAGGCCGCTGGTTAATTTCATTGAAACGGTCCAGAAGGATGTAACTGCCAACATGAGAGGGATTCTGGTGGATTGGTTGGTCGAGGTGGCGGAGGAGTACAAGCTTTTCTCGGACACTCTTTATCTCACAGTATCATACATTGATCGATTTCTCTCGTACAATGCTCTGAGTAGGCAGAAATTACAGCTTCTTGGTGTTTCTTGCATGCTTATTGCCTC GAAATATGAAGAGATCAGTCCTCCCCATGTGGAAGATTTTTGTTACATTACCGATAACACTTACACCAAACAAGAA GTGGTGAAGATGGAGAGTGACATACTGAAATTTCTCAACTTTGAGATGGGCAATCCCACCATAAAAACCTTTCTTAG GAGATTCACAAAGGCTGGGCAAGGAGATGGCAAT TATCCAAATCTCCAACTGGAGTTCTTGAGCAATTACCTCGCTGAGTTAAGTTTGGTCGACTATGGCTGTGTTCGGTTCTTGCCATCAGTTATTGCTGCTTCTGCTGTCTTTATTGCAAGATTCACCATTGATCCAAAGGCTCATCCTTGG AGCCTATCACTGCAACAACAGACAGGTTATAAACCTGCCGAGCTCAAAGATTGTGTCTGTGCAATTCATGATTTGCAGTTGAACAGGAAATGGTCCTCTTTGACAGCAATAAGGGAGAAATACAAGCAGCACAGG TTCAAATGTGCATCGATGTTGCTTTCTCCCTCAGAAATACCTGCATCATATCTTGAAGACCTGAAAGAATAG